In one window of Gemmatimonadota bacterium DNA:
- a CDS encoding DUF2461 domain-containing protein, translating to MTATYFSARTFSFLKELARNNDRAWFEANKARYEGDVREPALAFIVDFAPRLKKISPRFRADPRKSGGSMFRIYRDTRFAKDKSPYKTHTGIQFRHEAGKDAHAPGFYLHIQPKGCFVAVGTWHPDSAALRSIRDALVDDPAGWRKAALRGSFADTFDLTGDSLSRPPRGYDPEHALIADLKRKDFIGVTELPQKSLTSGEFMDDFESLCRAGAPLVRWLCRAGGLAF from the coding sequence ATGACCGCTACGTACTTCAGCGCCCGCACGTTCTCCTTTCTGAAGGAGTTGGCCCGGAACAACGACCGCGCCTGGTTCGAAGCCAACAAGGCGCGCTACGAGGGCGACGTCCGCGAGCCCGCGCTGGCGTTCATCGTGGACTTCGCTCCCCGGCTGAAGAAGATCAGCCCTCGCTTCCGCGCCGACCCCCGCAAGTCGGGGGGGTCGATGTTTCGCATCTACCGGGATACGCGCTTCGCCAAGGACAAGTCTCCGTACAAGACCCACACCGGCATCCAGTTTCGGCACGAGGCGGGCAAGGACGCGCACGCCCCGGGATTCTACCTGCACATTCAACCCAAAGGGTGCTTCGTGGCGGTCGGCACCTGGCACCCGGACTCCGCCGCGCTGAGGTCCATCAGGGACGCCCTGGTCGACGATCCCGCGGGGTGGAGGAAGGCCGCGCTGCGCGGCTCCTTCGCGGACACCTTCGATCTGACCGGGGACTCGCTGTCCCGCCCACCGCGCGGATACGACCCCGAACACGCGCTGATCGCGGACTTGAAGCGCAAGGACTTCATAGGCGTGACGGAGCTGCCTCAGAAGAGCCTGACCTCAGGGGAGTTCATGGACGACTTCGAATCTCTTTGCCGGGCCGGAGCGCCCCTCGTGCGCTGGCTCTGCCGCGCCGGTGGGCTCGCCTTCTGA
- a CDS encoding class I SAM-dependent methyltransferase: MRSTGGWPDHFSTAASGYARYRPRYPASLFDALAAHAPARGLAWDCATGTGQAAGELAARFGVVMATDASARQIFHAQRARNTRYVVATAELVPLASGRADLITVAQAAHWLDLDAFYDEARRVARADGVLALWTYDLCSVSPSLDRELGRFYRDVVGPYWPPERAHVETLYRDLPFPFDELKVAPVAIEGRWSRSDLLGYVATWSAVKRYREASGEDPVGTWLAPRLERHWPRGEERPIRWPLGVRVGRVRRLSTRRER, from the coding sequence GTGAGGTCGACCGGCGGGTGGCCCGACCATTTCTCCACGGCGGCCTCGGGCTACGCCCGCTACCGGCCGCGCTATCCGGCGTCGCTGTTCGACGCGCTCGCGGCTCACGCGCCGGCGCGGGGCCTGGCGTGGGACTGCGCGACCGGCACCGGACAGGCGGCCGGCGAGCTGGCGGCGCGCTTCGGCGTGGTGATGGCCACCGACGCCAGCGCCCGGCAGATCTTCCACGCCCAACGCGCCCGGAACACGCGCTACGTCGTCGCGACGGCCGAGCTCGTTCCGTTGGCTTCGGGGCGCGCGGACCTCATCACGGTGGCGCAAGCGGCGCACTGGCTGGACCTGGATGCGTTCTACGACGAGGCGCGCAGGGTGGCGCGCGCGGACGGAGTCCTGGCGCTGTGGACCTACGACCTGTGCTCGGTTTCGCCTTCGCTGGATCGCGAGCTCGGCCGCTTCTACCGCGACGTCGTCGGGCCCTACTGGCCGCCGGAGCGGGCGCACGTGGAGACGCTCTATCGCGACCTGCCGTTTCCGTTCGACGAGTTGAAGGTGGCACCTGTCGCGATCGAGGGCCGGTGGTCCCGGTCGGATCTCCTGGGGTACGTGGCTACCTGGTCGGCCGTGAAGCGCTACCGCGAAGCGTCCGGCGAGGACCCGGTAGGAACCTGGCTCGCGCCCAGGCTGGAGCGGCACTGGCCGCGGGGGGAGGAACGACCGATCCGGTGGCCGCTGGGAGTCCGCGTCGGCCGTGTGCGAAGATTATCTACGAGGAGGGAAAGATGA
- a CDS encoding oxidoreductase gives MNGVTLRAGATLGATLLLFGCRSPEPIRPRIERGPPPPVGPTLTTQSSGTDVLLQAISPVSDDVVWVSGHGATYAFTTDGGTTWTANTVPGVGGLQFRDVHAFDARTAVLMSAGSGDQSRMYRTEDAGDTWSLRWTNEEPDGFYDCVDFWDRERGVAYGDAVGGQLRILRTSDGGRTWRRLDGATLPPARDGEGGFAASGTCVLTRPGGLGWIATGNASGARVLRTADYGETWTAHDVPVVSGQGAGLTSVAMIDDLVGVAFGGDLAVADAHTDNVARTVDGGLSWSLGAQPAMVGAIYGGAHVPGTTGSLVVVGPGGADLSFDGGATWEPLDSSAWWGVAASGSDAIWVAGPDGRIARISIP, from the coding sequence ATGAACGGAGTCACGCTGCGCGCCGGCGCCACCCTGGGCGCCACACTGCTGCTCTTCGGCTGCCGCTCGCCGGAGCCGATACGCCCGCGCATCGAGCGCGGCCCGCCGCCGCCGGTCGGGCCCACGCTGACGACCCAGTCCAGCGGCACCGACGTCCTGCTCCAGGCCATCAGCCCGGTCAGCGACGACGTCGTCTGGGTGAGCGGCCACGGCGCCACCTACGCGTTCACGACCGACGGCGGCACGACGTGGACCGCGAACACGGTCCCGGGCGTGGGCGGGCTGCAGTTCCGCGACGTGCACGCGTTCGACGCGCGCACGGCCGTGCTCATGAGCGCCGGCAGCGGAGACCAATCGCGCATGTACCGCACCGAAGACGCCGGGGACACCTGGTCGCTGCGCTGGACCAACGAGGAGCCCGACGGCTTCTACGACTGCGTCGACTTCTGGGACCGCGAGCGCGGCGTGGCGTACGGCGACGCTGTCGGCGGCCAGCTGCGCATCCTGCGCACGTCCGACGGCGGCCGCACCTGGCGGCGCCTGGACGGGGCCACGTTGCCGCCTGCGCGCGACGGGGAAGGTGGCTTCGCGGCGAGCGGGACCTGCGTGCTCACGCGGCCTGGTGGGCTGGGCTGGATCGCCACGGGGAACGCCTCCGGGGCCCGCGTTCTGCGCACCGCGGACTACGGCGAGACGTGGACGGCGCACGACGTACCGGTGGTGTCGGGACAGGGCGCGGGGCTCACCTCCGTAGCCATGATCGACGACCTCGTGGGCGTCGCGTTCGGCGGCGATCTGGCCGTTGCCGACGCGCACACGGACAACGTGGCGCGCACCGTTGACGGCGGGCTGTCGTGGAGCCTGGGCGCGCAGCCCGCCATGGTGGGGGCGATCTACGGCGGCGCGCACGTGCCCGGCACCACGGGCTCGCTGGTGGTCGTGGGGCCCGGTGGCGCCGACCTGTCGTTCGACGGAGGCGCGACCTGGGAGCCTCTGGATTCCTCGGCCTGGTGGGGCGTCGCGGCGAGCGGCTCGGACGCGATCTGGGTCGCCGGCCCGGACGGTCGCATCGCCCGGATTTCGATCCCGTAG